From Cellulomonas oligotrophica, a single genomic window includes:
- a CDS encoding TetR/AcrR family transcriptional regulator: MEEPTTGLRARKKQATWTALRRAALDLFRAHGYDAVTVEQIAAAAGVSRSTFFNYFAGKEAVLFDGAPGEPAAWRPLLEARPDDEPTWDALCAVLLGVSEGRADRMDLVRALKQTSPALIAYSSDLGTRFAADLRRWATDRVPPAERPVAALAVNLALAAQQTAYETWAPEAPYDDYLAALRTCLDQVRRGMDRPEAPPPG; this comes from the coding sequence ATGGAGGAGCCGACCACCGGGCTGCGCGCGCGCAAGAAGCAGGCCACGTGGACCGCGCTGCGCCGCGCCGCCCTCGACCTGTTCCGCGCGCACGGCTACGACGCCGTCACCGTCGAGCAGATCGCCGCCGCCGCCGGCGTCTCCCGCAGCACCTTCTTCAACTACTTCGCCGGCAAGGAGGCCGTCCTCTTCGACGGCGCCCCCGGCGAGCCCGCCGCCTGGCGCCCCCTCCTCGAGGCCCGACCCGACGACGAGCCGACCTGGGACGCCCTGTGCGCCGTGCTGCTCGGCGTCAGCGAGGGCCGCGCCGACCGCATGGACCTGGTCCGCGCGCTCAAGCAGACCTCGCCCGCGCTGATCGCGTACTCGTCCGACCTCGGCACCCGGTTCGCCGCCGACCTGCGCCGCTGGGCGACCGACCGCGTCCCGCCCGCCGAGCGCCCCGTCGCGGCGCTCGCCGTCAACCTCGCCCTCGCCGCGCAGCAGACCGCCTACGAGACGTGGGCGCCCGAGGCCCCGTACGACGACTACCTCGCCGCGCTGCGCACGTGCCTCGACCAGGTGCGACGCGGCATGGACCGTCCGGAGGCGCCACCGCCGGGGTGA
- a CDS encoding LLM class F420-dependent oxidoreductase: MVDLGVHYWSFSSPGPTAQIAPTLARTAQVAEAGGVASFTVMDHFFQMDGMAPAEEPMLEGYSTLGFLAGVTSRMTLGLLVTGVMYRHPGILAKTVATVDVLSGGRTRFGIGASWYEREQRGLGVPVVPVAERFERLEETLQICLQMWSDDDGPYAGTHYQLAETLSSPQPLTRPHPPILVGGGGEKKTLLLVARYGDACNLFGTSPEEVAHKLDVLRAHCDTEGRDYDAITKTVLLGGPVLADVDATLAAAERYAALGVTEVQVTPTGDPVAFTEQVVADLVPRLRSIG; the protein is encoded by the coding sequence GTGGTCGACCTCGGAGTGCACTACTGGAGCTTCTCGAGCCCGGGCCCGACGGCGCAGATCGCGCCCACCCTGGCCCGCACGGCGCAGGTCGCGGAGGCCGGCGGCGTCGCGAGCTTCACCGTCATGGACCACTTCTTCCAGATGGACGGCATGGCACCCGCCGAGGAGCCCATGCTCGAGGGGTACTCGACACTCGGCTTCCTCGCGGGCGTGACGTCACGGATGACCCTCGGCCTGCTGGTCACGGGCGTGATGTACCGCCACCCCGGCATCCTCGCCAAGACCGTCGCGACCGTGGACGTGCTCTCCGGCGGGCGCACCCGGTTCGGCATCGGCGCGTCCTGGTACGAGCGCGAGCAGCGCGGCCTCGGCGTGCCGGTCGTCCCGGTCGCGGAGCGGTTCGAGCGCCTGGAGGAGACGCTCCAGATCTGCCTGCAGATGTGGAGCGACGACGACGGCCCCTACGCCGGCACCCACTACCAGCTCGCCGAGACGCTCAGCTCCCCGCAGCCGCTGACCCGCCCGCACCCGCCGATCCTCGTCGGCGGCGGCGGCGAGAAGAAGACGCTGCTGCTGGTCGCCCGGTACGGCGACGCGTGCAACCTGTTCGGCACCTCCCCCGAGGAGGTCGCGCACAAGCTCGACGTGCTCCGCGCGCACTGCGACACGGAGGGCCGCGACTACGACGCGATCACCAAGACCGTGCTGCTGGGCGGGCCCGTGCTGGCGGACGTCGACGCGACCCTGGCCGCAGCCGAGCGGTACGCGGCGCTCGGCGTGACGGAGGTCCAGGTCACGCCCACGGGCGACCCGGTCGCGTTCACCGAGCAGGTCGTCGCCGACCTCGTCCCCCGGCTGCGGTCGATCGGCTGA